Proteins from a genomic interval of Actinoalloteichus hymeniacidonis:
- a CDS encoding stage II sporulation protein M — MRSLRKSFQIIRSNLGAYLVLNAVVYGAFLIGIGVALLFPELTAQQLTDLQDDGTTDLVVSLLSNVWLFALVIFAVNTLTVGVLSILLPSMIVPFAGIAIFAYRAFDIGMTLAPTDDAVALTLIPHALTLLIEFQAYVLLTLGAYLLGRCWLRPDVVDARDRRQGYLRGLQQFGRLSLPALLLFVVGAIYEAFSLVYLVPLLFGA, encoded by the coding sequence ATGCGATCGCTTCGCAAGTCCTTCCAGATCATCCGCAGCAATCTCGGTGCCTATCTCGTCCTGAACGCCGTCGTCTACGGCGCCTTCCTCATCGGGATCGGGGTGGCACTGCTCTTCCCCGAGCTGACCGCACAGCAGCTCACCGACCTGCAGGACGATGGGACAACCGACCTGGTCGTCTCACTGTTGTCCAACGTCTGGCTGTTCGCCCTGGTCATCTTCGCCGTCAACACTCTCACCGTCGGAGTGTTGTCGATCCTGCTGCCCTCGATGATCGTGCCCTTCGCAGGCATCGCGATATTCGCGTACCGAGCCTTCGACATCGGTATGACCTTGGCGCCGACCGACGACGCCGTGGCGCTCACCCTGATTCCGCACGCCCTGACACTGCTGATCGAGTTCCAGGCCTACGTCCTGCTGACCCTGGGTGCTTACCTGCTCGGGAGGTGCTGGCTGCGTCCCGACGTCGTCGACGCTCGTGACCGGCGGCAGGGCTATCTCCGGGGACTACAACAGTTCGGCAGGCTGAGCCTGCCCGCATTGCTGCTGTTCGTCGTCGGTGCGATCTATGAGGCGTTCTCGCTCGTCTATCTGGTTCCCCTGCTGTTCGGTGCCTGA
- a CDS encoding helix-turn-helix domain-containing protein: MTWSTRQLAELADTTVNAVRHYHKIGLLDEPERTSNGYKHYTVSHLVRLLQIKRMSALGIPLGQVAAMGRAGEDPDEGLRVLDTELEATIKRLTRVRAELAVIRRHRATADTPPGFEPFVRDLTDTQRSMLMMYSTIFSEAALEEFSQALAVRDDTAHEFEYLSVDADESTIDQLAERMVPIARKTQAEQPTLVDPTAHSRLGKEEAQRTMAQALIELYNPAQLRVLKRLDDLLKQERAAADAESQTPDDADTQEKGDD; the protein is encoded by the coding sequence ATGACATGGAGCACTCGACAGCTCGCTGAGCTCGCGGACACCACGGTGAACGCTGTTCGGCACTATCACAAGATCGGGTTGCTCGACGAGCCCGAACGGACGTCGAACGGGTACAAGCACTACACCGTCTCGCACCTCGTTCGGTTGCTGCAGATCAAGCGGATGAGCGCACTCGGGATCCCGCTGGGACAGGTCGCCGCCATGGGCCGAGCCGGTGAGGACCCCGACGAGGGACTGCGCGTGCTCGACACCGAGCTGGAGGCGACGATCAAGCGCCTCACCCGGGTGCGCGCGGAGCTGGCGGTGATCAGACGCCATCGTGCGACCGCCGACACCCCGCCCGGGTTCGAACCATTCGTCCGGGACCTCACCGACACCCAGCGGTCCATGCTGATGATGTACTCGACGATCTTCAGCGAGGCGGCTCTGGAGGAGTTCAGCCAGGCGCTGGCCGTGCGGGACGACACCGCCCACGAGTTCGAGTATCTGTCCGTGGACGCCGACGAGTCCACGATCGATCAGCTCGCCGAGCGAATGGTCCCGATAGCCCGCAAGACGCAGGCCGAACAGCCGACGCTGGTGGATCCGACCGCGCATTCCCGACTGGGCAAGGAGGAAGCGCAGCGGACGATGGCTCAGGCGTTGATCGAGTTGTACAACCCCGCGCAGCTCCGGGTGCTCAAACGCCTGGACGATCTCCTCAAGCAGGAGCGGGCGGCAGCCGATGCCGAGTCGCAGACACCCGACGACGCGGACACCCAGGAGAAGGGCGACGACTGA
- a CDS encoding serine hydrolase domain-containing protein, which produces MKSPKIAADWPVDNRTIAVVNADGTLLGEHGDLDRVYALASVTKLLTAYAVLIAVEEGAVEWDTPAGPPGSTLRHLIAHTAGLAFEGDAASNFEPGSRRIYSNTGFEVLTSAVQDASGIEFAAYLAEAVFEPLGMSSTTLPGSPASGAMSTAADLARFAAELQNPQLVSTELLHEATTVVFPGLNGVLPGLGMQRPNDWGLGFELRGEKSPHWTGALNSPSTFGHFGQSGTFLWVDPVAGAACIALTDRVFGRWALKVWPELSDAVVGELAEAR; this is translated from the coding sequence TTGAAGAGTCCGAAGATCGCGGCGGACTGGCCCGTCGACAACAGGACGATCGCCGTGGTGAACGCCGATGGAACCCTGCTCGGCGAGCACGGTGACCTGGATCGGGTGTATGCGTTGGCCTCGGTCACCAAACTGCTGACCGCCTACGCGGTACTGATCGCCGTCGAGGAGGGCGCGGTGGAATGGGACACGCCCGCCGGTCCGCCCGGATCGACGCTGCGCCATCTGATCGCCCACACCGCCGGACTCGCATTCGAGGGCGACGCCGCCTCGAACTTCGAGCCCGGAAGTAGGCGGATCTACTCCAACACCGGCTTCGAGGTGCTGACCTCGGCGGTGCAGGACGCCTCGGGCATCGAGTTCGCGGCCTACCTGGCCGAGGCGGTGTTCGAGCCCCTGGGCATGTCCAGCACCACCCTGCCGGGCAGCCCGGCCTCCGGGGCGATGTCCACCGCCGCCGACCTCGCCCGGTTCGCGGCCGAATTGCAGAATCCGCAACTGGTGTCGACGGAGTTGCTGCACGAGGCCACCACGGTGGTCTTCCCCGGGTTGAACGGCGTGCTGCCCGGACTGGGTATGCAGCGCCCGAACGACTGGGGCCTGGGCTTCGAGCTTCGCGGCGAGAAGTCGCCGCACTGGACCGGTGCGCTCAATTCGCCGTCGACCTTCGGCCACTTCGGCCAGTCGGGGACCTTCCTCTGGGTCGATCCGGTGGCCGGGGCCGCATGCATCGCCCTCACCGATCGGGTGTTCGGCAGGTGGGCGTTGAAGGTCTGGCCCGAGTTGAGCGATGCGGTCGTCGGTGAGCTCGCCGAGGCGCGTTGA
- a CDS encoding LLM class flavin-dependent oxidoreductase, producing MEIGVNVPNYGPGTDPGVLRSWAHTVEGLGFDHLMISDHLAITPDVAAQYPAPFYEPFTTLSWFAGFTSRVRLGTTVLILPYRHPLHVARSAANLQAFSGGRFVLGVGIGWARQEFDALGIRFDRRGAITDDHLRRLRTAWKNTDDYRCGHIPIWVGGNSDAALRRSVLLGDAWHPYHFTMPWWQDSVERLRVRAAALGHPVPQLAPRIKLRLTETPITTPERLAGEGTIDQVAADLEDLRRSGAAAVTLDTYNGDPTETRRPADAFRFLAAVAAIRPPGVGMES from the coding sequence GTGGAAATCGGAGTGAACGTGCCGAACTACGGGCCGGGCACCGACCCCGGCGTCCTGCGATCCTGGGCGCACACGGTCGAAGGGCTCGGCTTCGATCACCTGATGATCTCGGATCATCTCGCGATCACCCCTGATGTCGCGGCACAGTACCCAGCGCCGTTCTACGAGCCCTTCACCACGCTGTCCTGGTTCGCGGGCTTCACGAGTCGGGTGCGGCTGGGGACCACCGTGTTGATCCTGCCCTACCGACATCCGCTACACGTGGCACGCTCGGCCGCCAATCTGCAGGCGTTCAGCGGCGGACGGTTCGTGCTCGGCGTCGGCATCGGATGGGCCCGCCAGGAGTTCGACGCCTTAGGCATTCGGTTCGACCGGCGCGGCGCGATCACCGACGACCATCTGCGCCGCCTCCGCACCGCATGGAAGAACACCGACGACTATCGGTGCGGGCACATACCGATCTGGGTCGGAGGCAACAGCGACGCGGCACTGCGCCGATCCGTGCTGCTCGGCGACGCCTGGCATCCGTACCACTTCACGATGCCCTGGTGGCAGGACTCGGTCGAACGTCTGCGCGTGCGCGCTGCAGCCCTCGGACATCCGGTGCCGCAACTCGCACCTCGTATCAAGCTGCGCCTCACCGAGACCCCGATCACCACGCCGGAACGCCTCGCGGGCGAAGGCACGATCGATCAGGTCGCGGCCGACCTCGAAGACCTGCGCCGCAGCGGCGCGGCCGCCGTCACGCTCGACACGTACAACGGGGACCCAACGGAGACCCGACGTCCTGCGGACGCCTTCCGGTTCCTCGCCGCCGTGGCCGCGATCAGACCTCCCGGTGTCGGGATGGAGAGTTGA
- a CDS encoding alpha/beta fold hydrolase, which yields MRISGFDYQRVTVADDVALNVAVGGSGPPIVLLHGFPQTHLMWRHVAADLAADHTVICPDLRGYGASDKPVDPTGQAYAKRVMAADVVAAARALGHSRFALAGHDRGALVAIRAGLDHPDAVSHLASLDVLPTLDMWDVLHGVTAAVAFHLYLMAQPPGLAETLIGNAPDEFFGHFLDIWAQNPELFPAEIRAAYLQASREAVPSIVADYRASANIDVEHDTVDREAGNRLRMPVTVLQQDWGAALGYEAAQRWEAWAADLEHRTVSSGHFMAEESPAEVVEALRALLSR from the coding sequence ATGCGTATCAGCGGTTTCGACTATCAGCGGGTGACCGTCGCCGACGATGTGGCTCTCAACGTCGCGGTGGGCGGTTCCGGACCGCCGATCGTGTTGTTGCACGGATTCCCGCAGACCCATCTGATGTGGCGGCATGTCGCCGCCGATCTGGCCGCCGATCACACCGTGATCTGTCCCGACCTCCGGGGATACGGCGCCAGCGACAAGCCCGTCGACCCCACCGGGCAGGCCTATGCCAAGCGGGTGATGGCCGCCGACGTCGTGGCGGCGGCGCGCGCACTGGGGCATTCCCGCTTCGCACTCGCGGGCCATGATCGGGGCGCGCTGGTCGCCATCCGCGCCGGCCTGGACCACCCCGACGCGGTCAGCCACCTCGCGTCGCTGGACGTTCTGCCGACCCTGGATATGTGGGACGTTCTGCACGGCGTGACCGCAGCCGTGGCTTTCCACCTCTACCTGATGGCGCAGCCTCCCGGCTTGGCCGAGACGCTGATCGGCAACGCCCCGGACGAGTTCTTCGGCCACTTCCTCGATATCTGGGCGCAGAACCCGGAGCTGTTCCCGGCCGAGATCCGGGCCGCCTACCTCCAAGCCTCTCGGGAGGCGGTGCCGTCGATCGTCGCCGATTACCGGGCCTCGGCGAATATCGACGTCGAGCACGACACGGTGGACCGGGAGGCCGGAAACCGGCTCCGGATGCCGGTCACCGTGCTGCAACAGGATTGGGGCGCGGCCCTCGGTTACGAGGCGGCCCAGCGTTGGGAGGCCTGGGCTGCGGACCTGGAGCATCGGACCGTGTCCAGTGGTCATTTCATGGCCGAGGAGTCCCCCGCCGAGGTGGTCGAGGCTTTGCGTGCCCTACTGAGTAGGTAA